The genomic segment TACTGCTGCAACCCGTCATTTTCAATTAAGGTCTGCGTTTAAGGGCGAATCACGTTCTCATCGGCCGGTCTAAGTTTTCGCCCAATTGTTCACGGTAATTTTGATTTGAGATATTGACCGGTAAAAGATTTTTTGCTTCGGCAGATTTTTTCAGGGGTACCTACCGCTATAATGCGGCCCCCTGCGTCGCCGCCCTCAGGGCCAAGATCAATAAGCCAATCGGCAGTTTTAATAACATCCAAGTTGTGCTCAATGACGATGACCGTATTGCCGCTGTCAACGAGGCGATGCAGCACGGTAAGCAGTTTATCAACGTCTGCGGCATGGAGTCCGGTGGTTGGTTCATCCAAAATGTAGAGGGTACGGCCTGTTTGTCGTTTTGCCAGTTCGGTGGCGAGTTTGACGCGCTGGGCTTCACCGCCCGACAAGGTCGTCGCCGCTTGACCCAGCCTAATGTAATCAAGGCCTACATCGTGGAGCGTCTGTAGTTTTGAGATTACAGAGGGGATGTTTTTAAAGAAGACGCAAGCATCTTCCACGGTCATATCTAAAATTTCAGCGATGTTTTTCCCTTTGTATTGAATGTCCAGCGTATCGCGGTTATAGCGTGCGCCGTGGCATACTTCACAAGGGACGTATACATCGGGCAGAAAGTGCATTTCAATGGTTAATATTCCGTTGCCTTCGCAGGATTCACAGCGGCCGCCCTTGACGTTGAAGCTAAAGCGCCCCGGCAGATAGCCGCGTTTTCTAGATTCCTGGGTTCGGGAGAAGAGTTCGCGAATAGGACCGAATAAGCCGGTATAAGTTGCCGGGTTAGAACGGGGCGTGCGTCCGATGGGGGATTGATCGATATCGATAATTTTGTCGATATATTCGAGACCCTCAATAGACCCGTGACGTCCCGGTTGTTTTTGATACAGTCTGTAGAGATGCTGCGCCACGGCGGGATACAAGGTCTCATTGATCAGGCTCGATTTTCCGGATCCTGAAACACCGGTAACACAAACGAAGGTGCCTAAGGGAAAAGAGACACTTATATTTTTAAGATTGTTATGAGCCGCTTTATTGATGCGCAGCTTCTTCCCATTACCGGGTCTCCGTTTTTTGGGAACTTCTATTTGCAAGTCACCGCGTAAATATTGACCTGTTAAAGAAGCCTTGCATTCCATAATCGTGTCCGGCGGTCCTTCAGTCACGATATCGCCGCCGTGGACACCGGCGCCGGGTCCCAAGTCGAGAACATAGTCGGCAGTGAGGATGGTTTCTTCGTCATGTTCCACCACAATGACTGTGTTGCCCAGATCGCGCAGCCGCTTTAATGTTGTTAATAGTTTGTCGTTGTCTCGTTGGTGCAGCCCGATACTGGGCTCGTCTAAAACGTATAAGACGCCGACGAGTCCGCTGCCGACCTGGGTGGCGAGGCGTATACGCTGGGATTCTCCGCCCGATAAAGTACCTGCTTGGCGTTGCATGCTCAAATAGTTCAAGCCTACGCTATTTAAAAAGCCAAGCCGTTCTCGGATTTCTTTGACGACCCGTTCTGCAATTTTCATGCGGGAAGAATCCAGCTGTAAACGGGTAAAGAAGTCAAGCGCCTCTTTAATGGAGAGAGAGGTTA from the Candidatus Hydrogenedentota bacterium genome contains:
- the uvrA gene encoding excinuclease ABC subunit UvrA produces the protein MCPPLSPSGGRIVIRGAREHNLKNLSVVLPRDQMIVITGLSGSGKSSLAFDTIYAEGQRRYVESLSAYARQFLAQMDKPDVDYIEGLSPAISIEQKTTHRNPRSTVGTVTEIYDYLRLLYARVGKPYCYKCNKAIESQTPQSIVDRILSMKEGTRVQLMAPLVRQRKGHYQKLFADVKRQGYVRVRVDNTFYHLDDEIVLERYVKHDIDVVVDRLVVKTEARKRFTDSVETCLKLGQGLIRIWHEEEGKDPEEYLQSEDLACIDCGVVMEELEPRMFSFNNPNGACSHCTGLGEVLEVVPELVVPDEDKSIEDGAVRPWALRRLLDGMYRKMLLSVCRHYKQSPTKAWRDLPQSFKNKVLYGSGDEIISFSFEGENSNYNTHRPFEGVIPNLERRFRDTESNRARDMISDFMASRPCPKCKGARLRPESCAVRVDDKTISEVTSLSIKEALDFFTRLQLDSSRMKIAERVVKEIRERLGFLNSVGLNYLSMQRQAGTLSGGESQRIRLATQVGSGLVGVLYVLDEPSIGLHQRDNDKLLTTLKRLRDLGNTVIVVEHDEETILTADYVLDLGPGAGVHGGDIVTEGPPDTIMECKASLTGQYLRGDLQIEVPKKRRPGNGKKLRINKAAHNNLKNISVSFPLGTFVCVTGVSGSGKSSLINETLYPAVAQHLYRLYQKQPGRHGSIEGLEYIDKIIDIDQSPIGRTPRSNPATYTGLFGPIRELFSRTQESRKRGYLPGRFSFNVKGGRCESCEGNGILTIEMHFLPDVYVPCEVCHGARYNRDTLDIQYKGKNIAEILDMTVEDACVFFKNIPSVISKLQTLHDVGLDYIRLGQAATTLSGGEAQRVKLATELAKRQTGRTLYILDEPTTGLHAADVDKLLTVLHRLVDSGNTVIVIEHNLDVIKTADWLIDLGPEGGDAGGRIIAVGTPEKICRSKKSFTGQYLKSKLP